A single genomic interval of Halalkalibaculum roseum harbors:
- a CDS encoding winged helix-turn-helix domain-containing protein gives MKLSIDDLHKAFESRVRLGIMSALAVNDALDFTSLRDFLNVTDGNLATHIKKLEKEEFIGVEKSFVDNKPNTTYYMTDEGRKAFEEHLKVLEKIIKSQK, from the coding sequence ATGAAGCTATCAATTGATGATTTACATAAGGCCTTCGAGAGCCGTGTCAGGCTTGGCATCATGTCGGCTTTAGCAGTCAATGATGCTCTGGATTTTACGTCGCTAAGGGACTTCCTGAACGTGACCGATGGCAACCTTGCAACCCACATTAAAAAACTGGAGAAGGAAGAATTTATCGGTGTGGAGAAATCTTTCGTAGATAACAAACCCAATACCACTTACTATATGACTGACGAAGGAAGAAAAGCTTTTGAGGAACACCTTAAAGTGCTTGAAAAAATCATTAAGTCTCAAAAATGA
- a CDS encoding NAD(P)-dependent oxidoreductase has product MQKVCIIGASGKLGQYMVQHSLDRGYDIVGVCRKQSVSKLDRFKDRISIVPGMTNDREVIQKAVQGCDGVLTVLVPWGVNDYASGTARAVLDFADPHARLIFSCGWHISRDGKDVYSWKLKFLVPIGAWIAKKLGYSDIDDQVKATDLIFNSDKLWTVVRASDLEEGPSQGLPVWSEHVGDPLLESNLTRRIDFALFMVEALENDALIQKAPAIVGCQSPSALAHKSVV; this is encoded by the coding sequence ATGCAAAAAGTCTGCATTATTGGAGCTTCAGGAAAGCTGGGACAGTATATGGTTCAGCATTCACTGGATCGCGGATATGATATCGTGGGCGTCTGCAGGAAGCAGAGCGTTTCCAAGCTGGATCGATTCAAAGATCGAATTTCGATTGTGCCGGGTATGACCAATGATAGAGAGGTGATACAAAAAGCAGTGCAAGGTTGTGATGGCGTTCTCACTGTTCTGGTGCCCTGGGGAGTCAATGACTATGCTTCCGGCACGGCCCGGGCTGTGCTGGACTTTGCCGATCCCCATGCCCGACTTATCTTTTCCTGCGGATGGCATATCAGTAGAGATGGCAAAGACGTCTACTCATGGAAGCTAAAATTCCTGGTTCCTATCGGTGCATGGATAGCCAAAAAACTTGGATATTCCGATATTGATGACCAGGTAAAAGCGACCGATTTAATTTTCAATAGTGACAAGCTATGGACCGTGGTTCGAGCCAGTGACCTGGAAGAAGGTCCAAGCCAAGGATTACCGGTCTGGAGCGAGCATGTAGGTGATCCCCTCCTGGAAAGCAACCTGACAAGGAGAATTGATTTTGCCTTGTTCATGGTAGAAGCACTTGAAAACGATGCACTCATACAGAAAGCTCCTGCCATCGTAGGATGCCAAAGTCCCTCCGCCCTTGCGCATAAATCAGTGGTATAG
- the bioB gene encoding biotin synthase BioB, which produces MAELRTDWTKEEISDLYHSPLMDLIYRAATVHREHHDTGEVQVCTLLSIKTGGCPEDCAYCPQSARYNTDVEPGKMLDSEEILGAAQKAKEAGSTRFCMGAAWRNARKTKDFDKVLDMVREITDMDMEVCCTLGMLTDEQAAKLKEAGLYAYNHNLDTSEDFYNRIISTRSYEDRLETLETVRNNNISVCCGGIVGMGETDEDRIELIHNLSTMPQHPESVPINALIAVEGTPMENQPKVPWYDMARMIATARITMPDSMVRLSAGRVNMSMEEQAHCFMAGANSIFTGEKLLTTENNELEEDKRMFEILGLTPREAFKNAKKEHVPEKVEAAE; this is translated from the coding sequence ATGGCAGAGCTCAGAACCGACTGGACTAAAGAAGAAATTTCCGACCTGTACCACTCCCCTTTGATGGATCTTATCTACCGGGCTGCAACCGTGCACCGCGAACATCATGATACCGGCGAAGTTCAGGTCTGTACTTTGCTATCTATAAAAACCGGCGGATGTCCCGAAGACTGTGCCTACTGTCCTCAATCAGCCCGCTACAACACCGATGTTGAGCCAGGAAAAATGCTTGACTCCGAGGAGATCCTGGGTGCGGCACAAAAAGCCAAGGAAGCCGGCAGCACACGATTTTGCATGGGAGCTGCCTGGCGAAATGCACGCAAGACGAAAGATTTTGACAAGGTATTGGATATGGTGCGTGAGATAACCGACATGGATATGGAAGTCTGCTGCACCTTGGGTATGCTGACCGACGAACAGGCTGCCAAATTGAAAGAAGCCGGCTTGTACGCCTACAATCACAATCTCGATACCAGCGAAGATTTCTATAATCGCATCATTTCAACCAGAAGCTATGAAGACCGGCTGGAAACTTTGGAGACGGTCCGCAATAATAACATAAGTGTTTGCTGTGGTGGCATTGTCGGTATGGGCGAAACGGACGAAGATCGCATTGAACTGATTCACAACCTATCTACCATGCCACAACATCCCGAATCGGTGCCCATCAATGCACTGATTGCTGTGGAAGGCACCCCTATGGAAAACCAGCCCAAAGTTCCCTGGTATGATATGGCACGTATGATTGCCACAGCCCGTATCACCATGCCCGATTCCATGGTTCGCCTGTCAGCCGGACGTGTAAACATGAGTATGGAAGAGCAGGCACATTGCTTTATGGCGGGTGCCAACTCTATCTTTACCGGAGAGAAGCTGCTGACAACCGAAAACAATGAGCTTGAAGAAGACAAGCGCATGTTTGAGATTCTGGGACTTACTCCTCGAGAGGCTTTCAAAAATGCCAAGAAGGAACATGTGCCCGAGAAAGTTGAAGCTGCTGAGTAG
- a CDS encoding alpha/beta hydrolase, producing MSEVLSTGKSSFKIEVPYKLIETGEKGKKPLIVYLHGFNQNIKYFRQKVEALTDLRAYHLFIQAPYPIYDREHKRKVPEWGRAWYLYDGDQQQFIKSLELASEFVQEVIDNILNHIDVNRLAMVGYSMGGYLAGYFALSRWKHVNDLVVIGGRIKTEVFEQKAGNYDHMNVLALHGSKDESVKSEPQQNSAEELKNMGAKVTFKELDEGHKLNNAYITETKEWMKSLGYKEGSDI from the coding sequence ATGTCAGAAGTTTTGTCTACCGGTAAAAGTTCATTTAAGATTGAGGTACCCTATAAGCTGATCGAGACGGGTGAAAAAGGGAAGAAACCGCTGATAGTTTACCTGCATGGCTTCAATCAAAACATCAAATATTTCAGGCAAAAGGTGGAAGCCCTGACTGATCTCCGGGCCTATCATCTCTTTATTCAGGCACCCTATCCCATATATGATCGAGAACATAAAAGAAAAGTACCGGAATGGGGACGGGCCTGGTATTTGTATGACGGAGATCAGCAACAGTTTATCAAATCACTGGAACTGGCTTCCGAGTTTGTTCAGGAGGTCATTGACAATATCCTAAATCACATTGATGTAAACCGGCTGGCTATGGTAGGTTATTCCATGGGCGGATATCTCGCCGGATATTTTGCCTTGTCACGTTGGAAGCATGTCAATGATCTGGTAGTCATCGGGGGAAGAATTAAAACGGAGGTATTTGAACAGAAAGCAGGTAATTACGACCATATGAATGTTCTGGCTCTTCACGGTTCCAAAGACGAAAGCGTGAAAAGCGAACCCCAGCAAAATTCTGCTGAAGAGTTGAAAAATATGGGTGCAAAAGTCACCTTTAAAGAGCTGGATGAAGGCCATAAATTGAACAATGCTTATATTACAGAGACGAAAGAATGGATGAAATCTTTAGGGTATAAAGAAGGATCGGATATTTAA
- a CDS encoding response regulator transcription factor, giving the protein MDVLVIEDDQSVRVLVRAVLEKNGNSVAQADNAAEGQELAFNNEYDIIILDLGLPDGNGYDICKNIRDQDITTPVLILSAEQETDVKVKCLKVGADDYLTKPFNPEELMARVEAITRRSTDASGEQVLNCGELQVKLLEREFYVDGTEVDLTNNEFNLLVYLLKNKNRIISQEEIAEKVWDIHFDTQTNYINVYISYLRKKIRDHTENDYIETVRKKGFVLRCED; this is encoded by the coding sequence ATGGATGTATTAGTCATAGAAGACGATCAATCAGTACGGGTACTTGTACGGGCGGTGTTGGAGAAGAATGGAAATTCGGTGGCCCAGGCCGACAATGCTGCTGAGGGACAGGAACTTGCATTCAATAATGAGTATGATATAATTATTCTGGATCTCGGTTTGCCGGATGGAAACGGCTATGACATCTGTAAGAACATACGGGATCAGGACATTACCACACCGGTGCTAATTCTTTCAGCCGAACAGGAAACCGATGTCAAAGTCAAGTGTTTGAAGGTCGGGGCTGATGACTATCTCACTAAGCCATTCAATCCTGAAGAGCTTATGGCCAGGGTAGAGGCAATAACCCGCAGAAGCACGGATGCTTCCGGTGAACAGGTTCTGAATTGCGGAGAGCTGCAGGTCAAGCTGCTGGAGCGTGAATTCTATGTCGATGGTACTGAGGTAGATCTTACCAACAACGAATTCAACTTGCTGGTATATCTACTCAAAAATAAGAACCGCATCATCAGCCAGGAAGAGATTGCCGAAAAGGTATGGGACATCCACTTTGATACCCAAACAAACTATATCAACGTATATATCAGCTACCTGCGCAAGAAAATCCGCGATCATACGGAAAACGATTATATTGAGACCGTACGAAAGAAAGGATTCGTTCTGCGCTGCGAAGACTGA
- a CDS encoding CBS domain-containing protein encodes MLIRNILNEKGTKVFDIEPEDTVYDAIKKMADKDIGALLVMEGEKLKGIITERDYRNKVILKGRRSKTTAVREIMTSDLYTVQPTDTVDTCMALMTDRKFRHLPVVENGKVVGVISIGDLVKAVITKQKVEIHNLRDYISGGSYPG; translated from the coding sequence ATGCTGATACGAAATATCCTAAATGAAAAGGGAACCAAAGTCTTTGATATCGAACCGGAAGATACCGTATACGATGCTATAAAGAAAATGGCGGATAAAGACATAGGTGCCCTGCTGGTTATGGAAGGTGAAAAACTAAAAGGCATTATTACAGAGCGGGATTATCGCAATAAGGTAATTCTAAAAGGTCGCCGATCAAAAACGACTGCTGTCAGAGAAATCATGACCTCCGACCTGTATACCGTACAGCCAACAGATACTGTAGATACCTGTATGGCCCTCATGACGGATCGAAAATTCCGTCACCTGCCGGTTGTAGAAAATGGGAAGGTCGTTGGCGTTATCTCCATCGGTGATTTAGTAAAAGCCGTGATAACCAAGCAAAAGGTAGAGATTCACAACCTAAGAGATTATATCTCCGGCGGTTCCTATCCCGGATAA
- a CDS encoding TrmH family RNA methyltransferase — MEMTLKEELIDYLRDFVTEERWDTLNGVLSERTRHITVVLEDIYQSHNASAVLRSCDCFGIQDVYIIENDHDFSLSKGVTIGSDRWLSLHKYRAEGRDNTLNCFEDLRNQGYRIIATTPHEEDVTIDQLPVDSKTALVFGAELPGLSERAKQNADGFVKIPIYGFSESYNVSVSAALCLYELTKRMRQNEDPDYWQLNEKEKTDLRLDWLEKSIRASEQLKQKFLKERES, encoded by the coding sequence ATGGAAATGACGCTTAAAGAAGAGCTGATAGATTATTTGAGGGATTTTGTCACCGAGGAAAGATGGGATACCCTCAATGGAGTCCTTAGTGAGCGTACCCGGCATATTACGGTGGTTCTGGAGGATATTTATCAATCACATAACGCAAGTGCCGTATTGAGAAGCTGTGACTGTTTTGGCATACAGGATGTCTATATCATTGAAAATGACCATGATTTTAGCCTCAGCAAAGGAGTGACCATCGGTTCTGACCGGTGGCTAAGTTTGCATAAATATCGTGCAGAGGGGAGAGATAATACGCTGAACTGTTTTGAAGACCTTCGGAATCAGGGCTACCGTATTATAGCAACCACGCCACATGAAGAAGACGTCACGATCGATCAACTTCCGGTAGATTCCAAAACGGCTCTCGTTTTTGGAGCAGAACTGCCGGGATTATCAGAACGGGCAAAACAGAATGCCGACGGCTTTGTTAAAATACCTATTTACGGTTTTAGTGAAAGTTATAATGTATCGGTAAGTGCTGCACTTTGCCTATATGAGCTCACCAAAAGGATGCGTCAAAACGAGGATCCTGATTACTGGCAACTTAACGAAAAAGAAAAGACCGACTTGAGACTCGACTGGCTGGAAAAGTCTATCAGAGCTTCTGAACAGCTGAAGCAGAAGTTTTTGAAGGAACGTGAAAGTTAA
- a CDS encoding M28 family metallopeptidase, with translation MKSIRLICFTLLFLFSATGFNSTVYAQEHVDIEAYRDDAEKIINAAMKDNQKFEYLTQFADRFGHRFSGSESLENSIDWIVNEMKKDGFDRVFTQDVKVPYWVRGEESATLMSPRKKNLPMLGLGGSVATPEEGIEAEVLVVSSFEDLKEKADQAEGKIVLYDVPFTTYGQTVQYRLRGAVEAAKVGAVASLIRSVGPYSMQTPHTGTSRYEDGVKKIPHAAITLEDAAMIHRMSDRGETIRILLEMDAKTLPNATSRNIIAEMKGSENPEEIVVFGGHIDSWDVGQGVMDDAGGCFAAWEALRIMKELGLRPKRTIRVVMWTNEENGLRGGNAYRDMVMGNGSLENHILAMESDGGVFEPKGFGFSGSDEAFAMIKEIGKLLEPIGSNNITRGGGGADIGPIMREGVPGMGLVVDGSRYFWYHHTAADTIDKLSAEEYNKCIATMAVMAYVAADAEKTLPR, from the coding sequence ATGAAATCTATAAGACTTATTTGCTTTACCCTCCTCTTCCTGTTTAGCGCTACCGGTTTCAACAGTACAGTCTATGCCCAAGAACATGTTGACATAGAGGCTTATCGTGATGATGCAGAAAAGATTATTAACGCTGCGATGAAGGATAATCAAAAGTTTGAATATCTCACACAGTTCGCTGATCGATTCGGACATCGCTTCAGCGGGTCCGAGAGCCTTGAGAATTCAATCGACTGGATTGTTAATGAAATGAAGAAAGACGGTTTTGACCGGGTATTCACTCAGGATGTGAAGGTGCCATACTGGGTTCGCGGCGAAGAGTCAGCAACACTTATGAGTCCCCGCAAAAAAAATCTACCCATGCTCGGATTGGGCGGAAGCGTAGCCACTCCTGAAGAAGGCATTGAAGCCGAGGTACTGGTCGTGAGCAGTTTCGAGGATTTAAAAGAGAAAGCCGATCAGGCGGAAGGGAAAATTGTACTCTATGATGTTCCTTTCACGACCTATGGCCAAACCGTTCAATACCGGCTTCGCGGAGCCGTTGAAGCTGCAAAAGTCGGTGCTGTGGCCAGTCTTATCAGATCAGTCGGACCGTATTCCATGCAAACTCCCCATACCGGTACATCCCGTTATGAAGATGGGGTCAAAAAGATCCCACATGCGGCGATAACCCTTGAAGACGCCGCGATGATCCATCGTATGAGCGACCGGGGTGAAACCATTCGAATACTTTTGGAAATGGACGCCAAAACCCTTCCCAATGCTACATCACGCAATATTATTGCCGAAATGAAAGGATCAGAAAATCCCGAAGAAATTGTTGTCTTTGGAGGGCATATTGATTCGTGGGATGTCGGACAAGGCGTTATGGATGATGCCGGCGGATGCTTCGCCGCCTGGGAAGCCCTCCGAATTATGAAAGAACTTGGCCTTAGGCCGAAACGAACGATTAGGGTTGTGATGTGGACCAATGAAGAAAATGGCCTGCGAGGTGGAAATGCTTACCGCGATATGGTTATGGGAAACGGTTCCCTGGAAAATCATATTCTTGCCATGGAGTCAGACGGAGGGGTATTTGAGCCCAAAGGCTTTGGATTCAGCGGTTCGGATGAAGCTTTTGCCATGATTAAAGAAATCGGAAAGCTTCTTGAGCCCATCGGATCGAATAACATCACCCGTGGCGGCGGTGGTGCCGATATTGGTCCTATTATGAGAGAAGGCGTGCCGGGTATGGGACTCGTAGTCGACGGGTCGCGCTATTTCTGGTACCATCACACGGCTGCTGATACTATAGACAAGCTGAGTGCCGAAGAGTACAACAAGTGCATAGCCACCATGGCGGTTATGGCTTATGTGGCTGCAGATGCGGAGAAGACGCTTCCGAGATAA
- a CDS encoding M23 family metallopeptidase, whose translation MALKNYFYYDGDNCEFVPIEYNTLERIIYTACVWILCGVVLTGVGISILSFSVGTPAEIALKAENQALIDQLQQTKVSIKNLDSEVKQLARADNEMYRSVLGMEPIPYDERKAGTGGADVYSDMDVYSKETAEILKWTEENLESLERSINIQKLSFNEIKSYYNDNQSKMKHVPAIKPTKGIILSGYGMRLHPMLGYRRMHEGLDFRANVGDEIYATGDGVIKLARRKGTYGQLVIIDHGFGYESRYAHLSAFGKGIKPGSKVKRGDVIGYSGSSGLAEGPHLHYEVYKDNKAIDPINYLFADTSPQEFVMYKEIAETSTKSLD comes from the coding sequence ATGGCTTTGAAAAATTATTTTTACTACGACGGGGACAACTGTGAATTCGTTCCAATAGAGTACAATACTCTGGAGCGAATAATCTATACAGCCTGTGTATGGATACTTTGCGGTGTAGTATTAACTGGTGTAGGTATTTCCATTCTCTCATTTTCAGTAGGTACACCGGCAGAAATAGCTTTAAAAGCTGAAAATCAGGCCCTCATCGATCAGCTTCAGCAAACAAAAGTTTCCATTAAAAATCTTGATTCCGAAGTAAAGCAGCTTGCCCGTGCCGATAATGAAATGTATCGATCCGTGTTAGGCATGGAACCCATCCCCTATGATGAACGGAAAGCTGGTACCGGTGGTGCCGATGTTTATTCCGATATGGATGTTTACAGCAAGGAGACTGCTGAAATACTGAAATGGACCGAAGAAAATCTGGAGAGCCTGGAACGCAGCATCAATATTCAGAAGCTGAGTTTCAATGAGATTAAGAGTTACTACAACGACAATCAGAGCAAAATGAAGCACGTTCCCGCCATCAAGCCCACTAAGGGAATCATTCTGAGCGGTTACGGAATGCGGCTTCATCCTATGCTGGGATATCGTCGCATGCATGAGGGACTTGATTTCCGTGCCAACGTCGGGGATGAGATTTACGCAACCGGTGACGGGGTTATTAAACTGGCTCGCAGAAAAGGAACATACGGACAGCTGGTTATTATCGATCACGGATTCGGCTATGAATCCAGGTATGCTCACCTATCCGCCTTCGGGAAAGGCATCAAACCCGGCAGTAAGGTTAAACGCGGCGATGTAATTGGTTACTCAGGCAGCAGCGGACTTGCAGAAGGCCCTCACCTACACTATGAAGTTTACAAAGACAATAAAGCTATCGATCCCATCAATTACCTGTTTGCGGATACTTCTCCTCAGGAATTTGTGATGTACAAAGAAATTGCAGAAACAAGCACCAAATCACTGGATTAA
- the hprK gene encoding HPr(Ser) kinase/phosphatase, which translates to MPFGNHEPIPKKKEISVSYLVEKVQEQVHIELEACVAEDCCDDRSVTEADLHRPGLALAGYIELFTHQRIQVIGNTESRYLEYLSREKQKEAFANIVQFNLPVIFLTDSNKLPVYLLDMAKKEGIPVFRTPVETTQFMALIRDFLEDQFALQTMVHGSMVDVYGIGILIAGKSGIGKSEVALDLVERGHRLVADDVVMLTKKHNVLMTSASEMNKHFMEIRGLGIIDIMSMFGIRAIRYQKRLEIVLELSLWDESEDIERTGLNRDKTSVLGVDIPLINLPITPGKNITVIAEVIAMNYLLRHYGYDAAEAFQEKVKKSIATKKGEGNIPTRAVEYFEGDIE; encoded by the coding sequence ATGCCCTTTGGTAATCACGAGCCGATACCCAAGAAAAAAGAGATCAGCGTAAGCTATCTTGTTGAAAAGGTGCAGGAACAAGTTCACATTGAGCTGGAGGCTTGTGTTGCCGAAGATTGCTGTGACGATCGCAGCGTAACCGAGGCGGACCTGCACCGCCCCGGATTGGCATTGGCCGGTTATATTGAATTGTTTACCCATCAGAGAATACAGGTCATAGGCAATACCGAAAGCAGGTACTTGGAGTACCTTTCCAGGGAGAAACAAAAAGAGGCTTTTGCTAATATCGTCCAATTCAATTTGCCGGTCATATTTCTCACCGACAGCAACAAACTACCCGTTTATCTGCTGGATATGGCGAAAAAGGAAGGTATTCCTGTTTTTCGCACACCTGTGGAGACCACTCAATTCATGGCCCTCATTCGTGATTTTCTGGAAGACCAGTTTGCCCTGCAAACGATGGTTCACGGTTCCATGGTTGATGTCTACGGAATCGGCATTTTGATTGCCGGTAAGTCAGGTATCGGTAAAAGCGAAGTGGCACTTGACCTAGTAGAACGCGGTCACCGCCTTGTGGCCGACGATGTGGTGATGCTGACGAAAAAGCACAACGTACTCATGACCTCAGCCTCCGAAATGAATAAACACTTTATGGAGATTCGCGGTTTGGGCATCATTGACATCATGTCGATGTTTGGTATTCGTGCCATTCGCTACCAGAAGCGCCTGGAAATCGTGCTCGAACTTTCCCTTTGGGATGAGTCAGAGGATATTGAAAGAACCGGGTTAAATCGTGATAAGACATCCGTCCTAGGTGTTGATATTCCCCTGATCAACCTGCCAATTACACCGGGAAAAAATATCACCGTAATCGCCGAAGTTATAGCAATGAACTATTTGCTGCGCCATTACGGTTATGATGCCGCAGAAGCCTTCCAGGAAAAGGTGAAAAAATCCATTGCCACCAAGAAAGGTGAAGGCAATATTCCGACTCGTGCGGTCGAGTATTTTGAAGGAGATATAGAATAA
- the hpf gene encoding ribosome hibernation-promoting factor, HPF/YfiA family, with protein MKTTFTARHFDASKELHTYAVDAVQKLDQFYDRIVTCDIILQPVPDDENPQQAELNVKVPQKLINAKEKASSYEKAINDVVDNVSRQLKKYKDKNLANY; from the coding sequence ATGAAGACTACATTCACGGCAAGACACTTTGATGCAAGTAAAGAACTTCACACCTATGCTGTTGATGCAGTACAAAAGCTGGACCAGTTCTATGATCGTATCGTTACCTGTGATATCATACTTCAACCGGTCCCCGATGATGAGAATCCCCAACAAGCCGAACTGAATGTGAAAGTACCCCAGAAGCTTATCAATGCTAAAGAAAAAGCTTCAAGTTATGAGAAAGCTATTAATGACGTGGTTGATAACGTCAGCCGGCAGCTCAAAAAATATAAGGATAAAAATTTAGCCAACTACTAA
- the xerA gene encoding site-specific tyrosine recombinase/integron integrase yields the protein MKSAIDKYLKYLRIERNASKHTITSYKNDLNQFLEFLSQHFGLESSETDINSIERLTIRLWLGELTEQDYAKSSIARKVAALRSFFKYAFKRGLIERNPAHLLIVPKKNKSLPVTATPEDLDRMMEQAEGDNPRSAQDRAILELFYSTGIRLSEMVGLNTGDVNIELKQIKVLGKGSKQRIVPVGKSALEALMNHLRSRTELFGDRSDADARKALFLASGGQRIYDRAVQRLVKDYLMKTSEVTQKSPHVLRHSFATHLLDKGADIRVIKELLGHANLAATQVYTHTSVERLKNVYELAHPRANQ from the coding sequence ATGAAATCAGCTATTGACAAATATCTCAAATACCTCAGGATAGAGCGAAATGCTTCCAAACATACCATAACGTCTTACAAGAATGATTTAAATCAATTTCTGGAATTTCTTTCACAGCATTTCGGTTTAGAAAGTTCAGAAACCGACATCAATAGCATTGAACGATTGACTATTCGATTGTGGCTTGGAGAGCTAACAGAGCAGGATTATGCAAAGAGTTCCATTGCCCGAAAGGTTGCTGCTCTGAGATCATTTTTTAAATACGCATTCAAACGCGGTTTAATCGAAAGAAATCCGGCCCATTTGCTTATTGTACCTAAAAAAAATAAATCTCTACCGGTAACGGCGACGCCTGAAGATCTGGACCGAATGATGGAACAGGCAGAAGGCGACAACCCGCGAAGCGCTCAGGATCGTGCCATACTTGAGCTGTTTTATAGTACAGGTATTCGTCTGAGCGAAATGGTTGGGCTAAATACCGGGGATGTTAACATTGAGCTCAAGCAGATTAAGGTTCTGGGTAAAGGATCCAAACAGCGAATAGTACCGGTCGGCAAGAGCGCCCTTGAAGCATTAATGAATCATCTTCGCAGCCGAACCGAACTTTTTGGAGACAGATCCGATGCCGATGCCCGGAAAGCACTCTTTCTTGCTTCAGGAGGACAACGTATCTATGATCGTGCGGTGCAGCGGCTAGTCAAGGATTACCTGATGAAAACCAGTGAGGTTACTCAGAAAAGTCCGCACGTGCTGCGTCACAGCTTTGCCACGCACCTGCTGGATAAAGGAGCTGACATCCGAGTAATTAAGGAATTGCTCGGACATGCCAACCTGGCTGCTACGCAAGTTTATACACATACTAGCGTTGAACGATTGAAGAATGTTTACGAACTAGCACACCCTAGAGCTAATCAATAA
- a CDS encoding glycosyltransferase, producing the protein MIYLLYIAVIYLAITSMIFFLNRRDFGPLLPAQSKSFDKESPKVSILIPARNEENVIQKCLESALIQSYPNFEVIVLDDESTDNTPLILKELVDSKPHTLKVIKGRPKPKNWLGKPWACQQLSEEAEGNILIFIDADTWLEEDMVSKIVRSMGRDVVDFLTVWPKQKLGTFWEKTVIPLVYYALLSLLPARYVHKVPAWVPDILKPNVRPLFAAACGQCMAFKRSAYKSIGGHAAVKDEVVEDVALAKRIKEKGLKMKMYHGEASISCRMYTSGKELESGFSKNFLAGFDYNIALFLFMALLHIVVFVLPFVALPIGIITNNIILVLLSGICIAVILLHRFLLARWFDWKPIYAFLHPLAVLWFQRLGIKLVINHFSGKKSSWKGRTIN; encoded by the coding sequence ATGATCTATTTACTCTACATAGCGGTTATATACCTTGCAATAACTTCGATGATATTCTTTCTGAATCGCAGGGATTTTGGTCCGCTGCTGCCGGCTCAAAGTAAAAGCTTTGACAAGGAGTCGCCTAAAGTGAGCATCCTTATCCCCGCAAGAAACGAGGAGAACGTCATTCAGAAATGCCTGGAATCTGCACTGATACAGAGCTACCCCAATTTTGAAGTGATTGTACTGGATGATGAATCCACTGACAATACCCCCCTAATTCTAAAGGAACTTGTAGACTCAAAACCTCACACTCTGAAAGTGATCAAGGGCAGGCCGAAACCTAAAAACTGGCTCGGTAAACCATGGGCATGCCAGCAGCTTTCTGAAGAGGCAGAAGGTAATATACTGATATTTATTGATGCCGATACCTGGCTTGAGGAGGATATGGTATCAAAGATTGTGCGGTCGATGGGTCGCGATGTGGTTGATTTCCTGACTGTTTGGCCCAAGCAAAAACTGGGCACTTTCTGGGAAAAAACCGTAATTCCACTTGTCTACTATGCCCTTTTAAGTCTCCTACCCGCCCGATATGTACACAAGGTACCGGCTTGGGTGCCGGACATATTAAAACCCAATGTGCGTCCACTTTTCGCAGCTGCATGCGGTCAATGCATGGCGTTCAAGAGATCGGCCTACAAAAGCATCGGTGGTCATGCTGCAGTAAAGGATGAGGTCGTGGAAGATGTTGCCTTAGCGAAAAGAATCAAAGAAAAAGGTCTGAAGATGAAAATGTATCACGGTGAAGCTTCCATCAGCTGCCGCATGTATACCTCCGGGAAAGAGCTGGAAAGTGGATTTTCTAAAAACTTTCTTGCCGGATTCGACTACAACATAGCTCTTTTCCTATTTATGGCACTCCTTCATATCGTAGTTTTTGTACTGCCTTTTGTTGCCCTGCCGATAGGAATAATTACAAACAATATAATACTTGTCCTGCTTTCCGGAATATGCATTGCCGTCATCCTTCTTCACAGGTTTTTATTAGCCCGCTGGTTCGATTGGAAACCCATCTATGCTTTCCTGCATCCATTGGCCGTGCTTTGGTTTCAAAGACTGGGAATAAAGCTGGTTATCAATCATTTTTCCGGAAAAAAAAGCTCCTGGAAAGGACGCACGATAAATTAG